CGCTCTTCGCCGAGCGGGGTGTGGCGATCGTCCCGACGCTGGTCAACATCGCCACCTTCCCGGCACTGGCGGCGGGCGGAGCGGCCAAGTACCCGCGCTGGTCGGCCCATATGCGGCGACTGCACGAGCGGCGTTACGACACGGTGCGCGACGCGTACGACGCGGGCATCCCGGTCTTCGTCGGCACCGACGCGGGCGGCTCCCTGGCGCACGGCCTGGTGGCCGACGAGGTGGGCGAACTGGTCAAGGCCGGTGTCCCGCCGCTGGAGGCGCTGTCGGCGACCACCTGGGGAGCGAGGGCGTGGCTGGGCCGCCCGGGGCTGGAGGAGGGCGCTCCGGCGGATCTGGTGGTCTTCGACGAGGACCCGAGGGCGGATGTCCGGGTACTGGCGGAGCCCCGCCGGATCGTGCTGAACGGGCGGGTGGTGGGCTGAGGTTCGGCGGGGCGGCGGGGTGGGGCGGGGTGCTGGTCGGCGGCCCGGTCCGGCGGCCCGGTCCGGGGTCCTGGTCCGGGGGTGGCGTGGTGGCGGTCGGGTGCGGGTGCGTGAGGGCTGTACGTCCGGCGGTGCGGCCGGGCGCGCCACAGGTCCGCGCCGGTTCACTCTTCGTGGGTGGGGATTCCGGGTGTGATTGCGCGGCGAGCCGCGTCCGGCCCGCGCGCGCCGGACGAAGGGAGTCGGGTGCCGGGCGCGCCCGCGCGCGCCTGGGCTGTGTCCGGCACATGGTGTCGTCCGAACGCGGGGCGGGGCGTGCGCCCGTCGCGGAGCGGCTGATGTCCCCGCCGGTGCGTGCGCTCGCGAGGCGGAGGACCGGCATTGTGGACGGACCGGGCGTACGTGGCCGACTCCGACAACACACGGTGCTCCTCCCGTGCCCCCTCGGGGGCTACGGGGGAGAGCGTGCGTGCCGGGCGTAGCGCGCCAGACAACATGCGTCGGACACGGCCTAGCGGCGGGCCGCCGACAGGGCCTCGTCCAGCGCCCGCAGGAAACGGCCCGTCGTCGCCCGGTCCCGTACCGCGAGGCGCAGCCACCCCGGTCCGAGCCCCGGGAACGTGTCGCCGCGCCGGGCCGCGAAGCCCAGGGCGCGCAGCCGCTCCCGTACCTCGTCGGCCGGCTCCGTCCGTACGAGGACGAAGGGACCGGCGGCCGGTTCCACGGCGCGTACGCCGTCCGACGCGGCCAGCCCGGCCAGCAGGCGGGCCCGGTCCGCCGCCGTGTGCCGCGCGGCCGTCCCGGCCTCCGTGAGCGCTGCGGGAGTCATGCACGCCTCGGCGGCGGCCAGGGCGGGCGTCGACACCGGCCACAGCGGCTGGGCCGCGGCGAGTGCCGCGACGACCGCCGGCTCGGCCAGCACGTAACCGATCCGCAGACCCGCCAGCCCCCAGGTCTTGGTCAGACTGCGCAGCACCACCAGCCCCGGCACGTCGTGGCGCTCCGCCAGTGCCTCCGGTTCGCCCGGCACCGCGTCCATGAACGCCTCGTCCACCACCAGCGTCCGCCCCGGCCGTGCCAGCTTCACGAGGTCGGCGGCCGGATGCAGCACGGACGTCGGGTTCGTCGGATTGCCGACCACCACCAGATCGGCGTCCTCCGGGACGGCGGACGGATCCAGCCGGAAGCCGTCGGCCGCGTCGAGCAGCACGCGCCGTACGGGGTGACCCGCGTCCAGCAGTGCCGCCTCCGGCTCGGTGAACTGCGGGTGCACCACCACGGGGCGGCGCACCGGCAGGGCGCGCGCGAGCAGGACGAACGCCTCGGCGACGCCCGCCGTCAACAGCACCCGCTCCACGGGCAGCCGGTGCCGTGCCGCGACGGCGGCCCGTGCCGCGCGCCCGTCCGGGTAGGCGGCGAGACCGGTCAGGGAGGCGGCGATCCGGTCGCGCAGCCAGCGCGGGGGAGTGCCGGGGCGGACGTTGACCGCGAGGTCGGTCAGGTCCGCGCCGTCGTCGCGCACCTCGGCGTCGCCGTGGTGGCGCAGATCGTGCCTGCCCGTGGCAGTGTCCGTGTCGGGATCCGCGACAGGGGCGTCAGTGCGCGTGCGCATGGCTGCCGTGGCCGTGGCCGTGGCCGTGGCCGTTCTGACGACCGTGCCCGTGGCCGTGGTCGTGACCGTCCTCGTCGGGATGGAAGTGCGGCTGCTGCGGCGCCCCCACCTTGTCCTCGAAGCCCGGCAGCGCGATCCGGTACACGCACGAGTCGCAGTTCATCCGCAGGTCACCCCGGACCGCCTCGTGGTAGCGCTCCATGACCAGGTCCAGCAGCTCCTCGGCGGGCCCCACCACCTCGGCGGACACCACCTCGGCCTCCGGACGCCCCGCCGCCCACTCCCGTGTCTGCCGCACCACCCGATCCGGCAGGATCCCGGTGAACAGGAAGTACGGCAGCACCACGATCCGCCGCGCCCCGAGCCGGACACAGCGGTCCAGCCCGCTCGGCACGTCCGGCGCCGCCAGCGACACGAAGGCCGTCTCCACGCCGGCGTAACCGCGACCCTCCCAAAGAAGCCGCGCCGCCTTCAGCACCTCGGCGTTGGCGTCGGGGTCGGTCGAGCCGCGCCCCACGAGCAGCACCGTCACCTCCGACCGGCCACCGTCGTACCCCTCCAGGCCCGCCAGCGCCTCCTCCACCCGCCGCTCCAGGACGGCGAGCAGCCCGGGGTGCGGGCCGAGCGGACGGCCGTACGTGTACGAGATCCCCGGACGGCGCCCCTGCTCGCGCTTCAGGGCGGCCGGTATGTCGCCCTTGGCGTGCCCGGCGGACACCAGCATCAACGGCACGGCGGCGAAGCGCCTGACGCCCCGCTCGACCAGTTCCGCCACCGCCTCGCCGATCGGCGGCGCCGACAGTTCGATGAAGCCGCCCGCGACGGGCAGTTCGGGGTGGCGCCGGCCCAGCTCGCGCACGAACTCCCGGAACGCCTCGGCGCCCCCGGCGTCCCTGGTGCCGTGCCCGGCGACGAGCAGCGCGGGCGCGGGTGCGGAGCCGGTTGCGGACGGCGTCGCGGGTGTTGTGGTGGGTCGGGGGGAGGTCACACGTTCTCCTTGGCGAGCGGGCGCTGGGGCGGGTCGTACGGGTGGTAGAGCAGGGCGTTGAACGCGGCGGCGGCCACGGCGGAGCCGCCCTTCTCGGACACGTTGCTGACGGCCGGCAGACCGCTCTCGCGGAGCGCCGCCTTGGACTCGACGGCGCCGACGAAGCCGACCGGGAGCCCGATCACCAGCGCGGGCGCGGCACCCAGAAGAAGCAACTCCTCCAGGGCGGTGGGCGCGCAGCCGATCACCCAGACCGCGCCGGGGCCGACCCGCTCGAACGCGAGCCGTACGGCGTGCGCGGAACGGGTCAGCCCCGGCCCCGACACGGCCTCCTTGAGACGGCACACCGCCGAGCGGCGGGTGATCCCTGCGGCGACCATCTCCACGTCGGCGACGACCGGCGCCCCGGCGTGCAGCGCGCGGTGGGCGACGGCCAGCGTGGCCTCGTCGCAGACCAGGTCGGTCAGATACGCCGGATCGGCCGCCGAGTGGATGACGCGCTCCACGACCGCGCGGGTCAGCGGCGCCAGGTGCGAGGTGTCGACGCGGGCGCGCAGCCTGCGGAAGGACTCCTCCTCGATGGGGTGCACGACACGGGGAGTGACAGTCTGCGGGCGGTCGGGGCGGGGAGTGCCGGATCGCGGGCGGTCGGGGCTGCTCATCGGGCTCCCTCCGACTGCCACCGGTAGCCCCGGGGCGTCACCATGCGGCCGGCGATCTCCCGCGTGGCCGTGTTGCCGACCGTCACCACCGTCATCATGTCCACGGTCGTCGGATCGAGCCGGGCGAGCGTGGTGAGGTGGCTGGTGCCGTCGGGGCGGGAGGCGTTGCGTACGACGCCGACGGGTGTGCCGGGCGTACGGTGCTCCGCCAGCAGGGCGAGTGCCGTGGGCAGTTGCCAGTCCCGGCCCCGGCTGCGCGGGTTGTAGAAGGTGACCACGATGTCCGCCTCGGCCGCCGCGCGGACGCGGCGCTCGATGACCTCCCACGGAGTGTGCAGGTCGGACAGGCTGATGGAGACGTGGTCGTGGCCCAGCGGCGCGCCGAGTATCGCGGCGGCGGCAAGCGCGGCCGTCACCCCCGGCACGCCGACCACGTCGATGTCGTCGGCCGCCTCGGCGAGCGCCGGTGAGGCCATCGCGTAGACGCCCGCGTCCCCGCTGCCGACGAGGGCCACGGCGTGGCCCGTGCGGGCCTCTCGGACCGCCGTACGCGCGCGTTCCTCCTCGTGCCCGAGCCCCGACTCGATCACGCGCGTGCCGGGCCTCAGCAGGTCCCTGATCTGGTCGACGTACTGGTCGAGCCCGACGAGCACCGAGGCCCTCCGCAGCTCCCGCGTCGCGCGCGGCGTCAGCAGGTCCCGCGCGCCCGGCCCGAGACCGACGACGGCGAGCCGCCCGCGCGGCACCCGGCGTACGACGGCGCAGGTGGCCATCGCCGCGCGCCCCTCGGGGTGGGACTTCCGCTTCGGTACGAGGAGTTCACCGCCCGGCCCGGCAGCGGCCAGCGCGGCGGCCTCGGCGACGGACGGGGTGCCGACGGCGGCGAGGGGCGCGTCCGAGGGGTTGGGCACGGCGATCGAGGCCAGCACCTCGGCCGGGTACGTCCGCAGCGGCACCCCGAACCGGGCGGCGGCCCCGACGACGCCGGGCTCGTCCGCCTTGGCGTCGACGGTCGCCCACCCGGCCACGCTGAGGGGCGAGAGCCCGGCGGCCCGCAGTGCGTCCCGCACGAGCCCGTACACCTCGTCCACCCCGGCGCCCCTGCTGGCACCGACCCCGACGACGAGCGACGGGGGCCGCAGGACGGCGTCGGCGGGCCCGAGGGGCACGACGCGGTCGGTGACGTGGAGAGCGGCGACGTGAGGGTCGGTGGTGCTACCGGCGGGGGTGTGACGGGCGGGGGCGTGGCCCGCCGTGACGACGGTCCCGGCCGTCGCCGTTCCCGGTGCCGCGTCGGTGGCCCGCGCCGTCGAGGGCGCCTGCGGGGCCGCCGCCGTGCCCGGCTCGTCCGGCTCCTGCGGGCCGCTCGCGCCACGGGCGGCGGCTGTCGCGTCCTGGTGTGCGTTCCCGGGCGGCGCGTCCGGTCCAGCGGGGCCGTTGAGGGATGCCGCCGCGCCCCGGAGCGCGTTCGCCGTACCCGCCGCGGCCCCTGTAGGCCCCTCCGGCACCACGTTCGGCGGCAGCGGCGGCAGGGGCCACACCGCGTCCGCGCGCAGCGTCACCCGCGCGCCGTCGAGCATCGCGCGCGTGACCGCCGCCACCGCGCCCTCCACCGGCAGACCCAGGGTGTCCAGGCCGGGGATGCCCGTGGCGTCCGTCGCGGTCGTGATCACGGGGGCCGCCGCCAGGACCGAACCGACCTCCGCAGCCAGGGAGTTGGCCCCGCCGCCGTGGCCGCCGAGCAGGGACACCGCGTACCGCCCCGCCTCGTCCACGCACACCACCCCCGGGTCGGTCGCCTTGCCGGCCAGCAGCGGGGCCAGGAGGCGTACGGTCGCGCCCGTGGCCAGGAAGCACACCAGCTGTTCGCACTCCGCGAACGCGCGTTCCACCGCCTCGCGCACCGGGCCGTCGTAGACGCGGGTACGGGCGGGCCAGGCCGTGGCCAGCCGGTCGCGGGCCGAGGCACCCGCAGCCGTGGCGGAGATCAGGCCGATCACAGGGTCGCTCCTTGCGGTGGACGAGGTTCCGCCGGGGGGCGGTCGCCCCACAGCAGGAAGACGGGATTGGTGCCCGCGAGCCGGGTCACGTCACCCGGCAGCGGCGCGAGCCGGGACGCGTGCAGCAGGACGCCGCCGGTGGCGAACCCGGCCCCGGACAGTGCCTCGCGCACGGCCGGTACGCGGTCCAGGGCGGCCACCGACACCACCACCGTCCGCCGGGCCCGCCGCGCGCACGCCGCGACCACGGCGGGCAGGTCACCGCCCCCGCCTCCTACGAAGGCGGCGTCCGGATCGGGCAGCCCGGACAGCGCGTCCGGTGCCGAGCCGTGCACGGTCTGCACGTCCACGCCGTGCGCCAGGGCGTTGGCGCGGACCCGCGCGACGCCGTCGGACGACTTCTCCACGGCGATCGCCGCCGCGCCGAACCGCGCGCACTCCACGGCCACCGAGCCCGAGCCCGCGCCGACGTCCCACACCAGGTCGCCCGTCCTCGGCCCGAGCCGCGCCAGTGCCAGCGCCCGCACCTCGAACTTGGTGATCATCGAGTCCCGGTGCGCGAACTCCTCCTCGCCCAGGGCCCAGCGCGCGGGCCCCGGCCCCCGGCCCGCCAGCGTGCGCGGCAGCGGGGCGTGCGCCCGCGCCCGTACGTCGTCCAGGCACAGCACCACGCTCAGCGGCTCCGGCCAGTCCCGGGCGCCCGCGTCGGCGGGCGACAGCCGCTCGACCCGTTCGCCGTCCGGGTCGCCCAGCGCCGACGCGACGACGAGCGTGCGCGGCAGCCCGGTGTCCGCGAGCGCGGCGCCCAGCTCCGCCGGCCCCGCCCCCGGACCGGTCAGCACCGCCACCTTGGGGTGCGCGCGGCAGACGTTGACCGCCGTACGGAGGTCGCGCCCGTGGGCGCTGACGACGACCGCGTCGTCCCACGGCAGCCCGATCCGGGCGAACGCCACGGCGACGGACGGCGCGGCCGGCCGTACGTCCAGCGCCTCTGGCCCGAAGCGCCCGGCCAGTGCCCGGACGATCCCGAACAGCCCCGGATCGCCCGACGCCAGCACCACGACCCGGGCGCCGTCCCCGTCGGCCAGGTGCCGCGCGATCGCGTCCAGCGCCGGGGCCGGCGGGCCGAGGACCACCCGCGAGGTCCGTTCGGGCAGCCCGGCGAGCGACGCGGCCTCTTCAAGATGCCGCCGCCCGCCGACGACCAGGGTCGCCGCGCCCACCGCCCGCAGGGAGTCCGCGGAGAGCGGCGTGCCCGTGCCCGTACCGATGACCGTGATCACCGCGCGGCGCCCCGGGTCCGTTCCTCGCGCAGCGCCCTGCGGGCGTCCGGGTCGGCCCGCCGGAAACCGTGGAAGTGGCCCGGGTGGTAGAGATGCGAGCGCGTGCCCGACGCGGCCAGCGCGGGCCCCACCAGGAACAGAGTGTGCTTCCAGAGCCGGTGCTCCTTGACCGTCTCCTCCAGCGTGCCCAGGGTGCAGCGCACGACCAGCTCCTCCGGCCAGGTCACCTGATGGGCGACCACGACCGGCGTGGACGTCGGATAGCCGCCCTCCAGCAGCTCCAGGGCGAGCTGGCCCGACCGCGCGGCGGACAGGAACACCGCCATCGTCGTGCCGTGCCGGGCGAACTCCCGCACCTCCTCGCCCGGCGGCATCGGCGTCTTGCCCCCGCCGAGCCGGGTCAGGATCACCGACTGCGCGACCTCCGGGATCGTCAGCTCCCGCCCGGCCGCCGCCGCGACGGCGGAGAACGACGACACCCCCGGCACGATCTCCACCTCCAGCCCCAGCGCCTCGCAGCGGTCCAGCTGCTCCTGCGTACCGCCCCACAGCGCCGGGTCGCCCGAGTGGATCCGGGCCACCTTCAGACCGTCGCGCACCGCCCGCTCGTACACGGTGACGACGTCCTCCAGGGAAAGCGCCGCCGAGTCGAGGATCTCCGCGCCCTCGCGCGCGTGCTCCAGCACTTCCGCCTGCACCAGGCTGGCCGCCCAGATGACGACGTCGGCGTCGGCGATGGCCCGCGCCGCACGGAAGGTCAGCAGGTCGGCGGCGCCGGGGCCCGCGCCGACGAAGGTCACTCTGCCGGGGGTCGTGTCGGTCATCAGCGGCGTTCCTCGCGGGTCAACGGGGCGGGGGAGCGGAAGGGGTGAACATGGAAGTGCGGACCGGGGGCCCGATCGGCTAGCAAGGGCGCATGGCGGTGTTCGTCGCGCTCGGCGCGTTCCTCATGACGCTCTTCGGCGGCTGGACGGCGCAGCGCGTCACCGACCGGCGCCATCTGGTACTCGGCCTCGCGGGCGGACTGATGCTCGGCGTGGTCGGCCTCGAACTGCTCCCGGAGGCCATGGAGGCGGCCGGCGAGGACTTCCTCGGCGTCCACCAGGCGCTGCTGCTGTTCGTCGGGGGCTTCCTCTTCGCGCACGTCGTGGAACGCCTGCTGGCCGTCCGCAGGGCCGCGCACGGCGCGGCGGACGCCGACGACCCGCACCGGCACGGCCGGGACGCCGGGCGGCCCGAGCGCGCCCCGCAGGTGGGTCTGACAGCGGCGGCGGCGATGGTCCTGCACAGCCTGATGGACGGCGTCGCGCTCGGCGCCGCGTTCCAGGTCGGCGGCGGCATGGGCGCGACCGTCGCGCTCGCCGTCATCACCCACGACTTCGCCGACGGCTTCAACACGTACACGCTGACCAGCCTGTACGGGAACGACCGCCGCAGGGCCCTCGCGATGCTCCTCGCCGACGCCGTGGCCCCGGTCGTCGGCGCCGCCTCCACCCTGCTGTTCACCCTTCCGGAGGAACTGCTCGGCAGCTATCTCGGCTTCTTCGGCGGCGCGCTGTTGTATCTGGCCGCCGCCGAGATCCTGCCCGAGGCGCACCACGAGCACCCGGCCCTGTCGACACTGCTGTGCACCGTCGGCGGCGTGGGCTTCATCTGGCTGGTGGTGGCGACGGCCGCCTGACGCGCCCCGAAGCCCTCCCCGGGACTCCCTCCGGAGGTCTTCCCGACACCGCTCTTCCCGGCGGGCGTTCACAGCTTCCCTCCGCGCCCGCCGTCACGCCGCGCGGGCGCGATGAGCGTCGAGAGGTACGGCAGCGTCCCCCGCTCCAGCTCGGCGGCCGGCCGGATCGACTCCTCGGGCAGCCCCAGCGCCGACCCCCACACCGCGCCCTCGATACGGCCCGTCTCGCGCAGCGCCGCCGCGACCTCGCCCGCCAGCCGCCCGAACTTGTACGCGACGACGGTGCCCGGACCCTCCAGGGCGTCCTTCAGTACGGAGGCGCCCGCCGTCACCGGCACCAGCGTCAGCGGCTCGGTGCCCTCGGCCAGCACGGCGCCCCCGCGCGCGGCGAGGTCCTGCATCGCGGTGATCCCCGGCACGGTCTCCACGACCGTCCCCGGCAGCAGCTCACCGATCGTCTGGGCGAGATACGTGAACGTCGAGTACACGTTCGGGTCGCCGATGGTCGCGAACGCCACGCTTCCGTACGGATGCGCCCGCAGCAGCTCCGCGACGCGCGCGCCCGCCGCGTCCCACGCCGCCTCGCGACGGGCCCGGTCGGCGCGTTCGTTGAGCGCGAAGACGATCCGTACGACGTTCTCGGGCGCGACGTGGTGCAGCACCGTCGCCTCGGCCCGGCCCGGTTCCCCGCCGTCCGTGCCGTCGGCCGCCGCCATCACCGGTACGACGACGACATCCGCCTCCCGCAGCAGGCGCACGCCCTTCACCGTCACCAGTTCGGGGTCACCGGGGCCCACCCCGACCCCGACGAGTCTGCCGCTCATGCCGAGCACCTTTCGACGAATCTCCGTGCCACGCCGGGCGCCGCCGCCCAGTGCGTGTGCAGATAGCTGGCGTGCACACCCCGCTGGACGAACCCCTCCACCCGGCGCTCGGGCCGTACCAGCCCCCACGCGGGCGCCGCGCCGGCCCCCGGGTCCAGCACCGTCCGGTGGAACTCGTGGCCCCGCAGCCGGGTCCCGGCCGCCGCGAGGACGCTGTCCCCGACGGCGACCGCCTCCCGGTACCCGAGCGTCAGCCGCTCCGACATCCGCGCGTCCGCGTCGAGCACCCCGCACATCGGCGCCCCGTCCAGCGACCGCGCCAGATACAGCAGCCCGGCGCACTCGGCGGCCACGGGGGCGCCGGAGCCCGCCAGTTCGGCGACGGCCTCCCGCAGCGGCGCGTTGGCGCCCAGCTCGGGCGCGTACACCTCGGGAAACCCGCCGCCGATCACCAGCCCCCGTGTGCCGGGCGGCAGCCGCTCGTCACGGAGGGGATCGAAGACGACGACCTCGGCACCGGCGGCACACAGCAGCTCGGCGTGCTCGGCGTACGAGAAGGTGAAGGCGGCCCCTCCGGCGACGGCCACGACGGGCCTCGCCGCTGTCCGGGGGGCGGGCCCTTCCAGCCCCTCCGGCCTGTGAGGAGCAGGCCCTTCCAGCCCGTCCGGTGTGTGAGGAGCGGGGTCCGGGGCGGCGCCCCGGTTTCGGGAAGGGGCGGGTAGGGGACCAGGCCCGCCGCAGGCGCCACCCCCCACCTCCGCGCCCCCCACCTCCCGCACCGGCTCCCACACCCCCACCTCCAAAGGAGGCGCGCTGCGCGCCAACGCCAGCAACCCCTCCACGTCGCACCCCACCCGCACCCGCTCCGCCAGCCCCCGCACCACCGCCACCGCGTCTCCGCGCCGCTCCGCCACCGGCACCAGCCCCAGATGCCGCGATGGCGTCTCGATCTCCCGAGCCCGCCGCAGCACCCCGAACACCGGCACCCCCGACTCGTCCAGCGCCTCCCGCAACAGCTCCTCGTGCCGGTCGGAACCGACCTTGTTGAGGATCACCCCGCCGATCCGCGTCTCCGGGTCCCACGACGCGAAACCGTGCACCAGCGCCGCCACCGACCGGGACTGCGACGACGCGTCCACCACGAGCACCACCGGCGCCCGCAGCAGCTTCGCCACCTGGGCGGTGGAGGCGAGTTCGCCCTGCCCGGCAGCGCCGTCGTACAGCCCCATCACGCCCTCGACCACGGCCAGGTCGCAACCCGCCGCGCCGTGTGCGAAGAGCGGGGCGATCAGCTCCGTACCGCACAGATACGCGTCGAGGTTGCGGCCCGGCCGGCCCGTCGCCAGCGTGTGGTACCCCGCGTCGATGTAGTCCGGCCCGACCTTGTGCGGCGACACGGCGAGGCCGCGCCCGGCGAGGAGCGCCATCAGTCCGGTGGCGACGGTGGTCTTGCCGCTGCCGGAGGCCGGCGCGGCGACGACGAGACGCGGTACGCGGACGGTACGCCGCTCCGCGACAAGGGGCGCGGCCGTGGATGTGGCCGGGGAGGTGCTCACCACTCGATGCCCCTCTGCCCCTTCTGCCCCGCGTCCATCGGATGCTTGACCTTCGTCATGTCCGTGACCAGATCGGCCAGTTCGACCAGCGCCTCCGGCGCGTTCCGCCCCGTGATCACCACGTGCTGGGTCCCCGGCCGCTCCCGCAGCACCCGTACGACCTCGTCGGTGTCGACCCAGCCCCAGTGCATCGGGTACGCGAACTCGTCCAGCACGTACAGCCGGTACGTCTGGGCCGCCAGGTCCCGCTTCACCTGCTCCCAGCCCTCGCGCGCCGCGTCCTCGTTGGAAAGCTGACTGTCGCGCTGCACCCAGGACCAGCCCTCGCCCATCTTGTGCCAGTCGACCGAACCGCCCTCGCCGCTCGCCCCCAGCACCCTCAGCGCGTGCTCCTCGCCGACCTTCCACTTCGCCGACTTGACGAACTGGAACACCCCGATCGGCCACCCCTGCGTCCAGCCGCGCAGCGCGAGCCCGAACGCCGCCGTCGACTTGCCCTTGCCGGTGCCCGTGTGGACCACGACCAGCGGACGGTTGCGGCGCTGCCGGGTGGTGAGCCCGTCGTCCGGCACGACGGCCGGCTGTCCCTGCGGCATCAGGCCACCCTCCGCTGCGCGACCGGACGGCCGCCGCCCGGACGCGTGCCCGAAGGCCCGCCCGGCTTCCCGCCCGGACGGCTGCCCGAAGCGCCCTGTACGTCCCTGACCAGGCCCGCGATGCTGTCGGCGCGCAGCTCGTCGAGCGTGACGGCCGTCCCGCCCAGCTCGCCCGCGAGCGCCACCGCCAGCCCGAGCCGTACCGGCCCCGACTCGCAGTCCACGACCACCGACGCCGTGCCCTCGGCGGCGTGCAGCCGCGCCGCGCGCGTCCCGAGCGCCACCGCGTCGGCGCTCCCCGTCGCCCGCCCGTCCGTGACCACGACGAGCAGCGGGCGCCGCGCGGGGTCGCGCAGCCGCTCCACCCGCAGGACGTCGTGCGCCTTCAACAGCCCGGCGGACAGCGGCGTGCGCCCGCCCGTGGGCAGCGTCTCCAGCCGGACCGCCGCCGCGTCGACCGACGAGGTGGGCGGCAGCGCCACCGTCGCGTCCTTCCCGCGGAAGGTGATCAGCCCGACCTTGTCGCGCCGCTGGTACGCGTCGAGAAGCAGCGACAGCACCGCGCCCTTCACGGCCGACATGCGCTGCCGCGCGGCCATCGACCCGGAGGCGTCCACCACGAACAGCACCAGATTGCCCTCACGCCCCTCACGGGTCG
Above is a window of Streptomyces sp. NBC_01498 DNA encoding:
- a CDS encoding cobyrinate a,c-diamide synthase, with product MSTSPATSTAAPLVAERRTVRVPRLVVAAPASGSGKTTVATGLMALLAGRGLAVSPHKVGPDYIDAGYHTLATGRPGRNLDAYLCGTELIAPLFAHGAAGCDLAVVEGVMGLYDGAAGQGELASTAQVAKLLRAPVVLVVDASSQSRSVAALVHGFASWDPETRIGGVILNKVGSDRHEELLREALDESGVPVFGVLRRAREIETPSRHLGLVPVAERRGDAVAVVRGLAERVRVGCDVEGLLALARSAPPLEVGVWEPVREVGGAEVGGGACGGPGPLPAPSRNRGAAPDPAPHTPDGLEGPAPHRPEGLEGPAPRTAARPVVAVAGGAAFTFSYAEHAELLCAAGAEVVVFDPLRDERLPPGTRGLVIGGGFPEVYAPELGANAPLREAVAELAGSGAPVAAECAGLLYLARSLDGAPMCGVLDADARMSERLTLGYREAVAVGDSVLAAAGTRLRGHEFHRTVLDPGAGAAPAWGLVRPERRVEGFVQRGVHASYLHTHWAAAPGVARRFVERCSA
- the cobO gene encoding cob(I)yrinic acid a,c-diamide adenosyltransferase; protein product: MPQGQPAVVPDDGLTTRQRRNRPLVVVHTGTGKGKSTAAFGLALRGWTQGWPIGVFQFVKSAKWKVGEEHALRVLGASGEGGSVDWHKMGEGWSWVQRDSQLSNEDAAREGWEQVKRDLAAQTYRLYVLDEFAYPMHWGWVDTDEVVRVLRERPGTQHVVITGRNAPEALVELADLVTDMTKVKHPMDAGQKGQRGIEW